The proteins below are encoded in one region of Segatella copri:
- a CDS encoding type IV toxin-antitoxin system AbiEi family antitoxin → MMANNIIINQALDALRASLPVGDVVSTTAVKVNCTNENDVTVKIMNIDFVCHVRENITKATLNPTLATMQTMNNDKQQILLVTQYVTPQVSTELANRGINYLDCAGNCLVRYTKAGNLIFQIFNQGRKNTESKVKTYPVFQDAGLKVVFYLLQDADNIKKPYREIKEQIGVSLGSVKNVLDELARRGFVCDTKNGRIIKDKKQLLDLWVSNYNEVLKPKLLVGAMAFRTEANRNEWKNIALPKGMSWGGEPAANLTDGYLQPGIFDIYTEIPAAHLIRTGVVKQDANGEIHLYNKFWNWETDNRTVPAILIYADLMGSGNSRCLEAAQRILKNELKDFE, encoded by the coding sequence ATGATGGCAAACAATATCATAATAAACCAAGCATTGGATGCTCTTAGAGCAAGCCTTCCTGTGGGGGATGTTGTGTCAACAACAGCCGTCAAAGTAAATTGTACCAATGAAAATGATGTCACTGTTAAGATAATGAATATAGATTTTGTGTGTCATGTAAGGGAAAACATAACCAAGGCCACATTAAATCCGACATTAGCGACTATGCAAACGATGAACAATGACAAGCAGCAAATCTTGCTTGTTACGCAATACGTCACGCCGCAGGTATCAACAGAATTGGCAAACAGAGGTATCAACTATCTGGACTGTGCAGGAAACTGCCTTGTCAGATATACAAAGGCAGGAAACTTGATTTTCCAAATATTTAATCAAGGAAGGAAAAATACAGAGTCCAAGGTGAAAACCTATCCCGTGTTTCAAGATGCAGGATTGAAGGTCGTGTTTTATCTGTTGCAAGATGCAGACAATATAAAGAAGCCTTATCGAGAGATAAAAGAGCAAATTGGTGTATCTTTGGGAAGCGTGAAAAACGTTTTGGATGAACTTGCAAGACGTGGTTTTGTTTGTGACACTAAAAACGGGCGCATAATAAAAGACAAAAAACAACTGCTTGACTTATGGGTTAGCAATTACAATGAAGTATTGAAACCCAAATTGCTGGTAGGAGCAATGGCATTTCGAACAGAAGCGAATAGAAATGAATGGAAAAACATAGCATTGCCAAAGGGCATGTCATGGGGAGGAGAACCTGCCGCAAACTTGACGGATGGCTACTTACAACCAGGAATTTTCGACATATACACGGAAATACCTGCAGCACATCTTATACGAACAGGTGTCGTCAAGCAAGATGCAAATGGGGAAATTCATCTGTACAACAAATTTTGGAATTGGGAAACAGACAACAGAACTGTTCCTGCTATATTAATCTATGCAGACTTGATGGGTAGTGGCAATAGTCGCTGCTTGGAGGCTGCGCAACGCATATTAAAGAATGAGCTTAAAGATTTCGAGTGA
- the mobV gene encoding MobV family relaxase, giving the protein MERIAKQVLNVRGRKGCAAALSREYQRNWSDRAWQVAIAKGNYDLGRQHLNFQISKGGKIAPIDKSKSIPQMMAENLAARGIKDKNEGLTEPRFRTVADFIFSGSQWKMRELAFGDQKVVFKPGDNKENYAVKRMPEIEQWATDIYNFVAGKYGEENIVAFYVHLDETSPHIHCVLLPIKDGKFAFKEIFAGANNREYSQRTSKLHDELAMVNEPWGLVRGTSQTETRQRHRPTEEYRKHLSEECSSKEEELDNLNKAVSDLRVEIALAERRVKGLSSMVEHLEEEKHQKMLEIDKLKMQIANKEGDSSILSQKLEKLQNELASVDEKLADKKDKLAVADQQLDELNKDMEFVKERTETLRQDAMQFSREAQTGAGTLIKTAMLESMVTDYRSKMASLPPETKVAFDGSPLETIAEHTAEVLHCATLLYLGYIDQATTFAEGQGGGGGGSNDMKWGRNDDEDDRRWAHRCLAMANRMMRPKGSKSRKR; this is encoded by the coding sequence ATGGAAAGAATAGCAAAGCAGGTTTTGAACGTCAGGGGACGTAAGGGATGCGCCGCCGCTCTCAGCCGTGAATACCAACGCAACTGGAGCGACCGGGCTTGGCAGGTAGCCATTGCCAAGGGTAACTATGACCTCGGCAGACAGCATCTGAACTTCCAGATTTCCAAGGGAGGCAAGATAGCACCTATCGACAAGAGCAAGTCCATCCCACAGATGATGGCTGAGAACTTGGCTGCTCGTGGCATCAAGGACAAAAATGAGGGATTGACTGAGCCACGTTTCAGAACGGTGGCGGACTTCATTTTCAGCGGTTCGCAATGGAAGATGCGTGAGCTTGCCTTCGGTGACCAAAAGGTAGTCTTCAAGCCAGGCGACAACAAGGAAAATTATGCCGTCAAGCGTATGCCTGAGATTGAGCAATGGGCGACGGACATTTATAATTTTGTCGCAGGAAAGTATGGTGAGGAGAACATCGTTGCCTTCTATGTACACTTGGACGAGACTTCACCACACATTCATTGCGTTCTTCTGCCAATCAAGGACGGCAAGTTTGCCTTCAAAGAAATCTTCGCAGGTGCCAACAATCGGGAATATAGTCAACGTACATCGAAACTTCATGACGAGTTGGCGATGGTCAATGAGCCTTGGGGACTGGTGCGTGGAACAAGCCAAACGGAGACTCGGCAACGACACAGACCTACGGAGGAATACCGCAAGCATCTGTCCGAGGAATGTTCTTCAAAGGAAGAGGAGCTGGACAACCTTAACAAAGCTGTAAGCGACCTTCGGGTGGAAATAGCACTGGCAGAACGTCGTGTGAAAGGTCTCTCTTCTATGGTGGAACATCTGGAAGAAGAGAAACATCAGAAGATGTTGGAGATTGACAAGTTGAAGATGCAGATTGCCAACAAGGAAGGAGATAGTTCCATCTTGTCGCAGAAGTTGGAAAAATTGCAAAACGAGTTGGCTTCCGTTGATGAGAAACTGGCAGACAAGAAAGACAAGCTCGCTGTGGCTGACCAGCAGTTGGATGAGTTGAACAAAGACATGGAGTTTGTCAAGGAGAGGACAGAGACGCTTCGACAGGATGCCATGCAGTTCTCTCGTGAAGCTCAGACTGGTGCTGGTACACTTATCAAGACAGCTATGTTGGAAAGCATGGTCACTGACTACCGTTCCAAGATGGCATCGTTGCCACCTGAAACCAAAGTCGCATTTGACGGCTCGCCATTGGAAACCATAGCCGAGCACACTGCCGAAGTTCTGCATTGTGCCACATTGTTGTATCTTGGCTACATCGACCAAGCTACGACATTTGCCGAAGGGCAAGGTGGCGGAGGCGGTGGCAGCAATGACATGAAATGGGGACGCAACGATGACGAAGATGACAGGCGTTGGGCGCACCGTTGCCTTGCGATGGCAAACAGGATGATGCGACCGAAAGGCAGCAAGAGTAGAAAGCGTTAA
- a CDS encoding PP2C family protein-serine/threonine phosphatase: protein MIDIKYCSQKGLCDTNQDFILCKQLQDGSCIAILADGMGGLQYGEIAAATVAQSIYKILAEQNSVDIRELLAKAFEQADIAVADKCKALCCKMGAAVTVLYIKDDTAYYAWQGNVRLYYKKEKGIHQLTEDHQKEGDNCTFLTRCVNGRGFRNPISIQETKISDMDLLFLCTDGFYQSKDCIDSVIVENKLPSRIEYLEDDASCILIQLHNP from the coding sequence ATGATAGATATAAAATATTGTAGTCAAAAAGGCTTATGTGATACAAACCAGGATTTTATCTTGTGCAAACAATTACAAGATGGGAGTTGCATCGCTATCCTTGCCGATGGTATGGGTGGCTTACAATATGGTGAGATCGCAGCTGCCACTGTTGCACAAAGTATTTATAAAATATTGGCAGAACAAAATTCTGTGGATATAAGAGAGCTGTTAGCAAAGGCTTTTGAACAAGCAGACATTGCAGTTGCAGATAAATGCAAGGCTCTTTGTTGCAAAATGGGAGCAGCAGTTACCGTCTTATACATAAAAGATGATACTGCCTATTACGCATGGCAAGGAAATGTTCGTCTATATTACAAAAAAGAAAAAGGTATACATCAACTTACTGAAGACCACCAGAAGGAAGGTGATAATTGTACCTTTCTGACTCGTTGTGTGAATGGAAGAGGTTTCCGCAACCCTATATCCATTCAAGAAACGAAAATATCAGACATGGACTTGTTGTTTTTATGTACAGATGGATTTTATCAATCCAAGGATTGCATAGATTCTGTTATAGTAGAAAACAAATTGCCAAGTCGTATAGAATACTTGGAAGATGATGCATCCTGCATTCTCATACAGTTGCATAACCCTTGA
- a CDS encoding DUF2958 domain-containing protein, which produces MTSRLITPQLAEQFKQYPLYSQDGKKKDAICQCVFFIGKVRWYVLEGQPEGNDFTLFSIVVGLADTEYGYASIKEMESISVDVGHNLPKIPILQDKSFKPCPIGNISDERLQSFLSDMYDREEV; this is translated from the coding sequence ATGACAAGCAGATTGATTACACCACAGTTGGCGGAGCAGTTCAAGCAATATCCGCTTTATTCACAGGACGGCAAGAAGAAGGATGCCATTTGCCAATGCGTCTTCTTCATCGGCAAAGTCCGTTGGTATGTATTGGAAGGTCAGCCGGAAGGCAATGACTTCACGCTGTTCTCTATCGTTGTCGGTCTTGCCGATACAGAATATGGCTATGCTTCCATCAAGGAAATGGAAAGTATCAGCGTGGATGTCGGACATAACCTTCCCAAGATACCGATATTGCAGGACAAGAGCTTCAAGCCTTGCCCAATCGGAAACATTTCCGACGAGAGATTGCAGTCGTTTCTGTCTGACATGTATGACAGGGAAGAAGTTTAA
- a CDS encoding recombinase family protein, producing MAKVGYIFNSEQYDTFTFDRAWMEKYGCCRIIEDSASQEKTRPEWKQLMDCLERGDELVISKFSNALRGVRELAMFLEFCRVKVIRIISIQDKIDSKCELFPSTSIADVLFMFGSLSEEVVALRKATAHVEYIKSGIKPAKSSTPKKGIDRERNIVNMYNNNYTIDDIWKVSGFRSRSSVFRILNKYGVKLNRGKFSGPLGKRKPKDENE from the coding sequence ATGGCAAAAGTAGGTTACATATTTAACTCGGAGCAGTATGACACATTCACCTTTGACCGGGCTTGGATGGAGAAGTACGGCTGCTGCCGTATCATAGAAGATAGTGCAAGCCAAGAGAAGACACGCCCGGAATGGAAGCAACTCATGGATTGTCTGGAACGAGGTGATGAACTGGTCATCTCGAAGTTCAGCAATGCGCTGCGTGGTGTTCGGGAATTGGCGATGTTCCTGGAGTTTTGCAGGGTGAAAGTGATAAGGATAATATCCATTCAGGATAAGATTGATTCAAAGTGTGAGTTGTTCCCAAGTACATCAATAGCCGATGTGCTTTTCATGTTCGGTTCGTTGTCTGAAGAGGTCGTAGCCTTGCGCAAGGCTACTGCCCATGTGGAATATATCAAGTCGGGTATTAAACCAGCCAAGAGTTCTACTCCAAAGAAAGGTATTGACCGTGAGAGGAACATCGTCAATATGTATAACAACAACTACACTATCGATGACATCTGGAAGGTCAGCGGCTTCAGGAGCCGCAGCTCGGTGTTCCGCATACTCAACAAGTATGGGGTGAAGCTGAACCGTGGCAAGTTCAGCGGACCGCTTGGCAAGAGAAAGCCCAAGGATGAGAATGAATAA
- a CDS encoding OmpA family protein → MIRKAIFMMALCLCGQMQVNAATTDDGTNEMVSSGINEDMLRQIDPTYLKEVAVPSAWSSNWFVGVSGGISTFVGKPHGTGNLFDRMKPSLAIKAGKWFTPEIGGRFSFQGFLFKDASKNVRDYKMVHADFLWNVTNSFVKDHATTQRWGFIPYAGCGIIHNEDNGKSPFVINYGVLGQYRLTKRLAVNMELGGATTFRDYDGVGASNKFGDNLFTLSAGLTFNIGKVGWKKVVDAAPYINQNKWLADYTNELLARNQKLSKAHAEDANAIVEMRKILEIEGLLKAYADRLTYYADSMEHRIYPKNDYSGLNSLRARLAHKDWNGMGKQKTSRSLEYSFSVSDSVSWNKYVAEMAGGTKCIGSPVFFFFKIGTTQLVDVSQMVNLDELARVAKAYHLKISVVGAADSATGNDGINNPLSKSRAAYITQQLMVRGIDKSMIISKSEGGIDEYSPIAANRHTAVRLFAR, encoded by the coding sequence ATGATTAGAAAAGCAATATTTATGATGGCATTGTGCCTATGCGGACAAATGCAGGTCAATGCAGCAACAACGGATGATGGCACGAATGAAATGGTGTCATCTGGCATAAACGAGGATATGCTTCGACAGATTGATCCTACATACCTCAAAGAAGTGGCAGTTCCTTCTGCATGGTCTTCCAACTGGTTCGTTGGTGTGTCTGGTGGCATATCTACCTTTGTAGGAAAGCCGCATGGTACAGGGAATTTGTTCGACAGAATGAAACCTTCCCTGGCAATAAAGGCAGGAAAGTGGTTCACGCCAGAGATTGGTGGTCGATTTAGTTTCCAAGGTTTTCTGTTCAAGGATGCCAGCAAGAATGTCCGTGATTACAAGATGGTTCATGCAGATTTTCTTTGGAATGTGACCAACAGTTTTGTCAAAGACCATGCCACCACACAAAGATGGGGATTCATTCCGTATGCTGGTTGCGGTATTATCCATAACGAGGATAACGGCAAGAGTCCGTTTGTCATCAACTATGGTGTGCTTGGACAATATCGTTTAACAAAGCGTTTGGCGGTCAACATGGAATTGGGTGGCGCAACCACATTCCGTGACTATGACGGCGTGGGCGCATCCAATAAGTTTGGTGACAATTTGTTCACCTTGTCTGCCGGACTGACTTTCAACATCGGAAAGGTCGGTTGGAAGAAGGTTGTAGATGCCGCTCCTTATATCAACCAGAATAAATGGCTGGCAGATTACACCAATGAATTGTTGGCTCGCAACCAAAAGTTAAGCAAAGCTCATGCGGAGGATGCCAATGCCATCGTTGAAATGAGAAAGATCTTGGAGATTGAAGGATTGCTGAAAGCCTATGCCGACCGCCTGACATATTATGCGGATAGTATGGAGCATCGCATCTACCCGAAAAATGACTACAGCGGTTTGAACTCACTCCGTGCAAGATTGGCTCACAAGGATTGGAATGGCATGGGAAAACAAAAAACAAGTCGCTCTCTGGAGTATAGTTTCTCTGTTTCCGATTCTGTTTCTTGGAACAAATACGTTGCAGAAATGGCAGGTGGAACCAAGTGCATCGGTTCGCCAGTGTTCTTCTTTTTCAAGATTGGAACCACGCAGTTGGTTGACGTTTCACAGATGGTAAACTTGGATGAGCTTGCTCGTGTAGCAAAGGCTTATCATCTCAAAATTTCCGTTGTTGGTGCTGCCGACAGTGCCACAGGAAACGATGGCATCAACAATCCTCTCAGCAAGTCAAGAGCTGCTTATATTACGCAACAGCTCATGGTAAGAGGCATTGACAAGTCCATGATAATATCAAAAAGCGAGGGCGGTATTGATGAGTATTCACCAATTGCAGCCAACCGTCATACGGCGGTCAGACTATTTGCACGGTAG
- a CDS encoding SLOG family protein → MDKTKYIKANSVAFSGHRTIAEDRKDEIRKKLRGKIRLLYAMGITNFYCGMALGFDMLAAEVVISLKAELTNLKLIAVIPYDGQNERWSAREQDRYWDILDKADDAILLSKHYFNGCLLRRNDYMLSHSCGLIAFFDGKPKGGTFYTCRKAKSMGMDIINLYKSQV, encoded by the coding sequence ATGGATAAAACAAAGTACATCAAAGCCAATTCCGTGGCTTTTTCGGGACATCGCACGATAGCGGAAGACCGCAAGGACGAGATAAGGAAGAAACTGAGGGGCAAGATAAGGCTGCTCTATGCTATGGGTATCACAAATTTCTATTGTGGCATGGCACTCGGCTTCGATATGTTGGCTGCTGAAGTGGTGATTTCATTGAAAGCGGAACTTACCAATTTAAAACTTATTGCCGTCATTCCCTATGACGGTCAGAACGAGAGGTGGAGCGCAAGGGAGCAAGACCGCTATTGGGATATTCTTGACAAGGCGGACGATGCTATCCTGTTGAGTAAGCACTATTTCAATGGATGCTTGCTCAGACGAAATGATTATATGCTTTCTCATTCGTGCGGACTGATTGCTTTCTTCGACGGCAAGCCCAAGGGCGGCACGTTCTACACTTGCCGAAAAGCCAAGTCGATGGGGATGGACATCATCAATCTGTACAAGTCACAAGTATAA
- a CDS encoding nucleotidyl transferase AbiEii/AbiGii toxin family protein has product MSLKISSEKINNPFLVDLLEKLTDSFRRMNHDFFIIGATARDIVMQQMLNTSSRRKTRDLDLAIAVPNWQEFDKIKNSLIADGFEKDKSKHQRFYYGDYEIDVVPYGYVAKEDDNIYWPPEETIAMSVKGFDEVLSDAITVSIDDRFTVKIASLHGLFLLKFNAWMDRHLTTNKDAEDMSFILDNYLMANLDREAYMEVYDWEDFDEYVAGGYWLANDLAKLLNRDQLVYYADKIDEELQLEERSYLISQTLNSQSGLNYDQVRRTWQVISEVFRSATEERDL; this is encoded by the coding sequence ATGAGCTTAAAGATTTCGAGTGAAAAGATAAACAATCCATTTCTTGTGGATTTGTTGGAGAAACTTACAGATAGCTTCCGTAGAATGAATCACGACTTCTTTATCATAGGAGCCACCGCTAGAGATATAGTCATGCAGCAGATGCTGAACACGTCATCACGTAGAAAGACAAGAGACTTGGATCTGGCTATAGCTGTTCCAAACTGGCAGGAATTTGACAAAATCAAAAATAGTTTGATTGCGGATGGTTTCGAGAAGGACAAGTCAAAACACCAACGCTTCTATTATGGTGACTATGAGATAGATGTTGTTCCATACGGATATGTCGCCAAGGAAGATGACAACATCTATTGGCCACCCGAAGAAACAATTGCCATGTCCGTAAAAGGGTTTGACGAAGTGCTTTCTGATGCTATAACGGTTAGTATTGATGACAGATTCACTGTAAAGATAGCTTCCTTGCATGGATTATTCTTGCTGAAGTTCAATGCTTGGATGGACAGACATCTAACCACAAACAAGGATGCGGAGGATATGTCGTTCATATTGGACAACTACCTTATGGCAAACTTGGATCGAGAAGCTTATATGGAAGTGTATGATTGGGAAGATTTTGACGAATATGTAGCTGGTGGCTATTGGCTGGCAAACGATTTGGCAAAGTTATTGAACCGAGACCAACTTGTATATTATGCAGACAAAATTGACGAGGAATTGCAGTTGGAGGAGAGAAGCTATTTGATAAGCCAAACTCTCAATTCACAATCGGGTTTGAATTATGACCAAGTAAGGAGAACATGGCAAGTCATTTCAGAAGTGTTTCGCTCTGCTACAGAAGAAAGGGATTTATAA
- a CDS encoding restriction endonuclease, with translation MTPKEYEQYIASIFQNQGYKTLVTPYSNDWGIDVIAIKGKEKIAIQAKMYGNKRKVNRAAIMQLYGAMAYQDCTKAVIATDGELLDDAISVAKKLKIEILTTKTNFVSTFHKEKEEENSDSIHKDFRMEYPTFDEVWRKYIMPLKGVTLWNTKGENKILDVNWGGITRITSNKRRSSISIDGFRFAYNELIRKGKITRDYINQEVDKRCSSGIVLILGQIPFVSTVRNPTSLEI, from the coding sequence ATGACACCAAAAGAATATGAGCAATATATAGCAAGTATATTCCAAAATCAAGGATATAAAACTCTTGTAACTCCATACTCCAATGATTGGGGTATAGATGTTATTGCTATAAAAGGTAAAGAAAAAATAGCAATTCAAGCTAAAATGTATGGAAATAAAAGAAAAGTCAACAGAGCTGCCATTATGCAACTATATGGAGCTATGGCCTATCAAGACTGTACAAAAGCGGTAATTGCCACCGATGGAGAACTTCTTGATGATGCTATATCAGTGGCAAAGAAGCTGAAAATAGAGATATTGACGACAAAAACAAATTTTGTTTCAACTTTTCATAAAGAAAAAGAAGAGGAGAACTCAGATTCTATCCATAAAGATTTTCGTATGGAATATCCAACGTTTGATGAAGTCTGGAGAAAATACATTATGCCTTTAAAAGGAGTGACACTATGGAATACAAAAGGAGAAAATAAAATTCTGGATGTAAATTGGGGCGGTATTACAAGAATAACTTCAAATAAAAGACGAAGTTCTATCTCTATAGACGGTTTCCGTTTTGCATATAACGAATTGATTAGAAAAGGAAAAATAACAAGGGATTATATCAATCAAGAAGTAGATAAAAGATGTTCATCTGGCATCGTACTCATACTGGGACAAATTCCTTTTGTTTCCACAGTAAGAAATCCAACTTCATTGGAAATTTAA
- a CDS encoding single-stranded DNA-binding protein, which yields MKKIENTFVVTGFVGNNAEIRQFTNASVARFSLAVSRQEKNGEETNRVSAFMNMEAWRKNEHVDSFDKLQKGTMLTVEGYFKPDEWVDQQGTKHNRIVFIANKFYPTPDKEETPTVEPEKPTKKGKK from the coding sequence ATGAAAAAGATCGAGAACACTTTCGTAGTAACAGGATTCGTAGGCAACAACGCAGAAATCCGTCAGTTCACCAACGCTTCTGTAGCACGTTTCTCATTGGCAGTCAGCCGTCAGGAGAAGAATGGTGAGGAAACCAACAGAGTATCAGCTTTCATGAACATGGAGGCATGGCGCAAGAACGAGCATGTTGATTCTTTCGACAAGCTGCAGAAGGGAACCATGCTCACCGTCGAGGGCTACTTCAAGCCAGACGAGTGGGTTGATCAGCAAGGCACCAAGCACAACCGCATCGTCTTCATCGCAAACAAGTTCTATCCTACACCAGACAAGGAGGAAACTCCAACGGTAGAGCCTGAAAAGCCTACCAAGAAAGGCAAGAAATAG
- a CDS encoding sulfide:quinone reductase, which produces MNDMINERDKEFANEFSRFVNGKMCSASKVGAEFANDHRFLVNEKFKVMMAFMEQLAINYQKGYYDLRNEWACTLAHAAIEALREQQLYYPSSPDYSHNK; this is translated from the coding sequence ATGAACGATATGATTAACGAAAGAGACAAGGAGTTTGCCAATGAGTTTTCACGCTTCGTGAACGGCAAGATGTGTTCCGCATCCAAGGTGGGTGCAGAGTTTGCCAATGACCACCGCTTTCTTGTAAACGAGAAGTTCAAGGTGATGATGGCTTTCATGGAGCAGTTGGCAATAAACTATCAGAAGGGCTATTATGACCTTCGCAATGAATGGGCTTGCACTTTGGCACATGCAGCCATTGAAGCCTTGCGTGAGCAGCAGCTCTACTATCCATCTTCACCAGATTATTCACACAATAAATAA
- a CDS encoding DUF6926 domain-containing protein: MERFETIEKIPTWALCYIINGDPTGLSDEDIKMVDGFMQKWQVEIVSPLSQDGNASFSHYPAFGLPAEVEDCKVIYHSENPQTL, from the coding sequence ATGGAAAGATTTGAGACGATAGAGAAAATCCCCACTTGGGCATTATGCTATATCATCAATGGCGACCCTACGGGATTGAGTGACGAGGACATCAAGATGGTTGATGGCTTCATGCAGAAATGGCAAGTGGAGATTGTTTCTCCACTCAGCCAAGACGGAAACGCATCATTCTCGCACTATCCTGCCTTTGGACTACCTGCCGAGGTTGAGGATTGCAAGGTGATTTATCATTCGGAGAACCCACAAACTTTATAG
- a CDS encoding glucosaminidase domain-containing protein — MSKNQQYAERYAVEAMEQMKRYGIPASVTLAQGILESRNGQSELSQLGNNHFGVKASKSWLKNGGDYLVYTDDKPNEKFCKYATVGDSYEHHSKILKNNSRYSQCFKLSPDDYKGWTNGIERGGYATSGGYAASLQKIIEINGLQKYDQQVMREMRAEGKKFGVEQNARTSATVSSSVSTSNNDEKKQTASQTTNDKYSFPVKRDEFLFVTSPFGMRQDPMDKSKQQMHKGIDIRAKHDDVLATENGGKVVAVNHNANTGGGKSVTVEYARSDGSKVQTTYMHLDSIAVKVGDEVKAGQKLGVSGNTGTRTTGEHLHFGVKNISADGKTRDVDPASYLAEIAQKGNLKQQALYNGNDLLAKYKGNSSVVDTSLSPDDWMKKLLSSEDASTGLSSTDPIMGLVTTMYSSLLALAVQIDSKSEEEQKAQISEAVSKRQVDLKPLMPTMNECVLSVGDNGKAVLQADNGTTKVTRELTNAELCRLSQVLGDTNLSNDAKKMRIAGMVNTIVLTQQASQNYEQVLEQQEGQSQTMQRK; from the coding sequence ATGAGCAAGAATCAGCAATATGCAGAAAGATATGCTGTCGAGGCGATGGAACAAATGAAGCGATATGGCATCCCTGCTTCCGTCACCTTGGCGCAAGGCATCTTAGAAAGCCGTAATGGACAGAGTGAACTGTCGCAGTTGGGCAACAACCATTTTGGCGTGAAGGCTTCGAAAAGTTGGCTGAAGAACGGTGGCGACTATCTTGTCTACACCGATGACAAACCGAATGAGAAGTTCTGCAAGTATGCCACGGTGGGTGACTCATACGAACACCATTCCAAGATATTGAAGAACAACAGCCGCTACAGCCAATGTTTCAAACTCTCTCCCGACGACTACAAGGGATGGACAAACGGCATTGAGCGAGGCGGTTATGCCACCAGTGGAGGATATGCAGCCAGTTTGCAAAAGATTATCGAGATCAATGGATTACAGAAGTATGACCAACAGGTGATGCGAGAGATGAGGGCTGAGGGCAAGAAGTTCGGCGTAGAACAGAATGCAAGGACTTCAGCAACGGTATCGTCTTCGGTATCGACATCCAATAATGACGAAAAGAAGCAAACAGCATCTCAAACAACCAACGACAAATACTCATTCCCTGTGAAAAGGGACGAGTTCTTGTTTGTCACTTCTCCATTCGGTATGCGTCAAGACCCTATGGACAAAAGCAAACAGCAGATGCACAAGGGCATTGACATCAGAGCCAAGCATGATGATGTGTTGGCAACCGAGAATGGTGGCAAGGTGGTAGCTGTGAACCACAATGCCAATACTGGCGGTGGCAAGTCTGTGACAGTGGAATACGCAAGATCGGACGGAAGCAAGGTGCAGACCACATATATGCACTTGGACAGTATTGCCGTGAAGGTGGGTGACGAGGTGAAAGCTGGGCAAAAGTTAGGTGTGTCGGGAAATACCGGCACACGCACTACTGGCGAACACTTGCATTTCGGAGTGAAAAACATATCGGCAGACGGCAAGACAAGGGACGTGGATCCTGCATCATACTTGGCGGAGATAGCGCAGAAAGGTAATCTGAAGCAACAAGCATTGTATAACGGCAATGACCTGTTGGCAAAATACAAGGGAAATAGTTCGGTAGTGGACACGAGTCTGTCACCTGACGATTGGATGAAGAAACTGCTTTCATCCGAGGACGCAAGCACAGGATTGTCAAGTACAGACCCGATAATGGGATTGGTGACTACCATGTATAGCAGTCTGCTTGCCCTCGCTGTGCAAATAGACAGTAAAAGCGAGGAAGAGCAAAAAGCGCAAATCTCAGAAGCTGTAAGCAAAAGGCAGGTGGACTTGAAACCGTTGATGCCGACTATGAATGAATGTGTGCTGAGCGTTGGCGATAATGGAAAGGCTGTGTTGCAAGCGGACAATGGCACTACCAAAGTGACGAGAGAGCTGACCAATGCGGAGTTATGTAGATTGTCGCAAGTGTTGGGTGATACCAACCTGAGCAATGATGCCAAGAAAATGCGCATCGCTGGAATGGTGAATACTATCGTGCTGACGCAACAGGCATCGCAAAACTATGAGCAAGTCCTGGAACAGCAAGAAGGTCAAAGTCAGACAATGCAAAGAAAGTAA